Proteins encoded within one genomic window of SAR324 cluster bacterium:
- the hflC gene encoding protease modulator HflC has translation MNDIKKIAILALLGLGMYTLMSSLYTVSEVQQMIITQFGKPVGTPVTSAGLKFKVPFIQEVNPIDKRILEWDGSPSDMPTKDKLYISVDLFARWRINDPLQYFLRIRDERSAQSRLDDILGSETRNAIAKYELIELIRTTSDRVPLRDALLTDAELKQDIGALVPIVKGRKQVERDIFTAAAEKVRVFGIELLDIRFKRINYNESVRPKIYDRMISERRQIAERFLSEGNGEAARIRGNRVRDLNKIQSEAYRQVEEIRGAADAKATEIYAKAYNQSHEAVAFYEFTRTMQSYKAMIGENTTLVLSTESDLFKFLKGIPVANGILGPPSGGKK, from the coding sequence ATGAATGATATCAAAAAAATCGCCATCCTGGCTCTTTTGGGTTTAGGAATGTATACCTTGATGAGTTCGCTTTATACAGTCAGTGAAGTCCAGCAAATGATTATTACCCAGTTCGGCAAACCTGTCGGGACCCCGGTGACTTCCGCCGGTCTAAAATTCAAAGTACCCTTCATTCAAGAGGTAAATCCCATTGACAAACGCATCCTCGAGTGGGATGGGTCTCCTTCGGATATGCCCACCAAGGACAAACTTTACATCTCGGTAGATCTGTTTGCTCGCTGGCGGATTAACGATCCCCTCCAATATTTTTTGCGGATTAGGGATGAACGGAGCGCTCAGTCTCGATTGGACGACATTTTAGGCAGTGAGACCCGTAACGCCATTGCCAAGTATGAGTTGATTGAACTCATCCGTACTACCAGTGATCGCGTGCCCTTACGTGATGCCCTCCTGACCGATGCGGAACTGAAACAGGATATTGGGGCCCTGGTGCCAATTGTGAAAGGACGAAAACAGGTCGAGCGGGATATCTTTACCGCCGCGGCTGAAAAGGTTCGAGTGTTCGGGATTGAATTGCTCGATATCCGGTTCAAACGGATCAACTACAATGAAAGTGTGCGTCCGAAGATCTATGACCGAATGATCAGCGAACGGCGGCAAATCGCCGAACGCTTTTTGTCAGAAGGTAACGGCGAGGCCGCCAGAATCCGGGGTAATCGTGTGCGGGACTTGAATAAAATTCAATCAGAAGCTTACCGGCAGGTCGAAGAGATTCGTGGGGCGGCTGATGCAAAGGCGACCGAAATCTACGCCAAAGCCTACAATCAGAGTCATGAGGCAGTGGCCTTTTATGAATTCACACGGACCATGCAGTCCTACAAAGCCATGATTGGTGAAAACACCACCCTGGTACTTTCCACAGAGAGTGACCTCTTCAAATTTTTGAAGGGGATTCCTGTAGCCAACGGCATTTTGGGTCCCCCTTCTGGAGGTAAAAAATAA
- the treS gene encoding maltose alpha-D-glucosyltransferase: protein MSSNYWYKNAVFYELNIQGYQDSNNDGKGDFPGLTTRLDYIKALGVDCIWLLPMYPSPKRDDGYDIADYYNIHPDYGTLEDFKIFLDEAHKRGLRVIADLVLNHTSDQHPWFKEARKGPSSPYYDYYVWSDTSDKYNGVRIIFVDTEVSNWAWCSDCKMYYWHRFFSHQPDLNFDNPAVRDEMKNVLKFWMDLGLDGFRVDAVPYLLEREGSNCENLPETHAYLKELRAFVDANYTDKILLAEANQWPEDLLPYFGDGDEFQMAFHFPLMPRMFMALRQEHHGPIVDIIKRTPQIPENCQWAIFLRNHDELTLEMCTDEERDYMFSRYAKEPRMKCNIGIRRRLAPLLENHRLEMELLYSILFALPGAPVIYYGDEIGMGDNIYLGDRNSVRTPMQWNDNRNGGFSDCKPSLLYAPVIMDAEYSFMSVNVSNQINAAHSFLKWFKQAIHHRKNYTVFGEGTLNFIYPENKKILAFFREGSLHTMLCVFNLADSPQPVELFISQMAGYTPIEINYGVTFPQIGKLPYFLTLGRYGYYIFELRNERHLSNPD, encoded by the coding sequence ATGTCATCAAACTATTGGTATAAAAACGCGGTGTTTTATGAATTGAACATCCAGGGATATCAAGACTCCAATAATGATGGCAAAGGAGATTTTCCGGGTTTAACCACCAGATTGGATTATATAAAGGCTCTGGGAGTGGACTGTATATGGTTGCTCCCCATGTATCCCAGTCCCAAACGGGATGATGGTTACGATATCGCCGACTATTACAACATTCACCCTGATTATGGCACGCTCGAGGATTTTAAAATATTTCTGGATGAAGCGCATAAACGGGGTCTTCGTGTGATTGCCGATCTTGTTCTGAATCATACCTCTGATCAGCATCCCTGGTTTAAGGAAGCCAGAAAAGGACCCTCGTCGCCTTACTATGATTATTACGTGTGGTCCGATACCTCTGATAAATATAATGGGGTCCGGATCATCTTTGTCGATACCGAAGTGTCCAATTGGGCATGGTGTTCAGATTGCAAAATGTATTACTGGCATCGCTTTTTTTCACATCAACCGGATCTCAATTTTGATAATCCCGCGGTGAGAGATGAAATGAAAAACGTTCTCAAATTCTGGATGGATCTGGGGTTGGACGGATTTCGGGTCGATGCTGTGCCGTATCTTCTCGAGCGGGAAGGTTCCAACTGTGAGAATCTGCCTGAAACCCATGCGTATCTGAAAGAATTGCGTGCGTTTGTTGACGCGAATTACACGGACAAAATCCTGTTGGCGGAAGCCAACCAATGGCCGGAAGATCTGCTACCCTATTTCGGGGATGGGGATGAATTCCAGATGGCCTTCCATTTTCCATTGATGCCCAGAATGTTTATGGCATTACGCCAGGAACATCATGGTCCGATTGTGGATATCATTAAACGTACACCTCAAATTCCTGAAAACTGCCAGTGGGCGATCTTTCTGAGAAATCATGATGAATTGACACTGGAAATGTGTACTGATGAAGAACGTGACTATATGTTTTCCCGATATGCCAAAGAACCCCGAATGAAATGCAATATCGGCATACGGCGTCGTCTGGCTCCGTTGCTGGAAAATCACAGACTGGAAATGGAGTTGTTGTACTCGATTCTGTTTGCTCTTCCGGGGGCACCGGTCATCTATTATGGCGATGAAATTGGTATGGGGGACAATATTTACCTTGGCGATAGAAATTCGGTGAGAACGCCAATGCAATGGAACGATAATCGAAACGGAGGTTTTTCAGATTGCAAACCATCTTTGTTATATGCTCCGGTCATCATGGATGCCGAATACAGTTTTATGTCTGTTAATGTGTCCAATCAGATCAATGCCGCCCATTCATTCCTCAAATGGTTTAAACAAGCCATTCATCACCGGAAAAACTATACAGTGTTTGGTGAAGGAACGCTCAATTTTATTTATCCCGAAAATAAAAAAATATTGGCCTTCTTCCGTGAAGGATCCCTTCATACCATGCTGTGTGTGTTCAATCTGGCGGATTCTCCACAACCTGTAGAATTATTTATTTCCCAGATGGCAGGATACACCCCGATAGAAATCAATTATGGTGTCACCTTTCCTCAAATAGGGAAGCTGCCATATTTTCTGACCTTGGGAAGGTATGGATATTATATTTTTGAATTAAGGAATGAAAGGCACCTTTCAAATCCCGATTGA
- the hflK gene encoding FtsH protease activity modulator HflK, with protein MTSNNGNDRPGGPWGHRNTPGSDIDELLNQIQGRFKQMLPMGGPKGIIIVVLIALAGLGAWTSYYTVPSDSVAVVQRFGAYLYDVPPGLHFKLPLGIDQATLVPVKRQLKQEFGFFTPGAQDPYQVSRDGKRETEMVTGDLNAALVEWVVQYRISDPVKFLFEVREPSETLRYVSESVMREVVGDRTVDEVITIGRQEIETESLIKMQELTTKYTMGISIDQVQLKNINPPEPVQASFNEVNQAQQEKEKLINEARRDYNKVIPLAEGEKDQRIREADGYRLKRINEAEGDVARFNALLAEYTKAPEVTLRRIYIETLQEVMPSIRAKIVVDEQMRNLLPLLNVNSQKGEKL; from the coding sequence ATGACATCCAATAATGGTAACGACCGACCGGGAGGCCCTTGGGGGCATCGCAACACGCCCGGTTCCGATATAGATGAGTTGCTCAATCAAATACAGGGACGGTTCAAGCAAATGCTACCCATGGGGGGGCCAAAGGGAATTATTATCGTGGTGCTCATCGCCTTGGCAGGCCTGGGCGCCTGGACTTCTTATTACACGGTACCGAGCGATTCTGTCGCTGTGGTGCAACGTTTCGGGGCCTATCTGTATGACGTTCCGCCCGGTTTGCATTTCAAGCTACCTTTAGGCATCGACCAGGCTACTCTCGTTCCGGTCAAACGGCAATTGAAGCAGGAATTCGGATTTTTCACCCCCGGTGCTCAGGACCCCTACCAGGTTTCCCGCGACGGAAAGCGAGAAACGGAGATGGTGACAGGCGATCTGAATGCCGCCCTGGTAGAATGGGTGGTTCAATACCGCATTTCGGATCCTGTTAAATTTCTGTTCGAGGTTCGGGAGCCTAGTGAAACGCTGCGCTACGTGTCTGAGTCCGTCATGCGGGAAGTGGTTGGTGATCGCACCGTGGACGAAGTGATTACCATTGGCCGACAGGAAATCGAAACGGAATCGCTGATCAAGATGCAGGAACTCACTACCAAATACACGATGGGGATCAGTATCGATCAGGTCCAATTGAAAAATATCAATCCTCCCGAACCGGTGCAGGCTTCATTCAACGAGGTCAATCAGGCTCAGCAGGAAAAAGAAAAACTGATCAACGAGGCCCGGCGCGATTACAATAAGGTGATCCCACTGGCTGAAGGTGAAAAAGATCAGCGCATCCGTGAGGCTGACGGGTATCGGCTCAAGCGTATTAATGAAGCGGAAGGGGATGTCGCTCGATTCAATGCCTTATTGGCTGAATATACCAAGGCACCGGAAGTCACTCTCCGTCGCATCTACATTGAGACCCTGCAAGAAGTCATGCCGAGCATACGCGCCAAGATCGTGGTTGATGAACAAATGCGTAACCTCCTTCCCTTGCTCAATGTTAATTCTCAAAAAGGAGAAAAACTATGA